A single region of the Procambarus clarkii isolate CNS0578487 chromosome 59, FALCON_Pclarkii_2.0, whole genome shotgun sequence genome encodes:
- the LOC138353784 gene encoding protein IWS1 homolog: MFLRPASDHSATDNSATDQPQATVPQTSLRQQCHRPASGNSATDQPQATVPQTSLRQQCHRPASDNSATDQPQTTVPQTSLRQQCHRPASDNSATDQPQTTVPQTSLRQQCHRPASDNSATDQPQTTVPQTSLRQVPQTSLRQQCHRPASDNSATDQPQTVPQTSLRQQCHRPASGNSATDQPQATVPQTSLRQQCHRPATDNSATDQPQTSATDHSATD, encoded by the coding sequence ATGTTCCTGAGACCAGCCTCAGACCACAGCGCCACAGACAACAGTGCCACAGACCAGCCTCAGGCAACAGTGCCACAGACCAGCCTCAGACAACAGTGCCACAGACCAGCCTCAGGCAACAGTGCCACAGACCAGCCTCAGGCAACAGTGCCACAGACCAGCCTCAGGCAACAGTGCCACAGACCAGCCTCAGACAACAGTGCCACAGACCAGCCTCAGACAACAGTGCCACAGACCAGTCTCAGACAACAGTGCCACAGACCAGCCTCAGACAACAGTGCCACAGACCAGCCTCAGACAACAGTGCCACAGACCAGCCTCAGACAACAGTGCCACAGACCAGCCTCAGACAACAGTGCCACAGACCAGCCTCAGACAACAGTGCCACAGACCAGCCTCAGACAAGTGCCACAGACCAGCCTCAGACAACAGTGCCACAGACCAGCCTCAGACAACAGTGCCACAGACCAGCCTCAGACAGTGCCACAGACCAGCCTCAGACAACAGTGCCACAGACCAGCCTCAGGCAACAGTGCCACAGACCAGCCTCAGGCAACAGTGCCACAGACCAGCCTCAGGCAACAGTGCCACAGACCAGCCACAGACAACAGTGCCACAGACCAGCCACAAACAAGTGCCACAGACCACAGTGCCACAGACTAG